In Helianthus annuus cultivar XRQ/B chromosome 3, HanXRQr2.0-SUNRISE, whole genome shotgun sequence, a single window of DNA contains:
- the LOC110930976 gene encoding DNA-directed RNA polymerase IV subunit 7: MLLEVECLHEVVIPTKDIDTNGMVPARLVVTNLLKKLTAYKALDGDGYILGVTKLKTICKGKRHESTKCFSFLVAFICRTLLPMKGEVMFGIVHRVLRTGVFLKSGPMELVYLSAQKMPNYHLVDEGNPLFLSNDLSRIEEGVVIRFVVLATRWRQMNCDISVLASIEGDSLGPVATAGLDGFEL, translated from the coding sequence ATGTTGCTGGAAGTGGAATGTCTCCACGAAGTAGTAATACCGACAAAAGACATCGACACAAACGGAATGGTCCCCGCACGTTTAGTTGTCACTAACCTTTTAAAAAAGCTAACAGCTTACAAAGCCTTAGATGGAGACGGTTACATTCTAGGAGTCACCAAACTAAAAACCATATGCAAGGGAAAACGCCACGAGTCCACAAAATGCTTCTCCTTTTTGGTAGCCTTCATTTGTCGCACTCTTTTGCCCATGAAAGGTGAAGTCATGTTTGGCATCGTGCACAGGGTACTTAGAACCGGAGTTTTCTTGAAATCCGGACCCATGGAGCTTGTTTATCTATCGGCTCAAAAGATGCCAAACTATCACTTGGTTGACGAGGGAAACCCGTTGTTTTTAAGTAATGATTTGTCTAGGATCGAGGAGGGTGTGGTGATACGGTTCGTGGTTCTTGCAACTAGGTGGAGGCAGATGAACTGTGACATATCGGTTTTGGCTAGTATTGAAGGTGACTCGCTTGGGCCGGTTGCTACAGCCGGTTTGGATGGGTTCGAGTTGTAG
- the LOC110930977 gene encoding LRR receptor-like serine/threonine-protein kinase GSO1 produces the protein MLHCHIFRQPFTLFLTILLTISPTTQQQLTTTDLNALHQLMYSLTDVKTGGFFSSWDFSSPENACSSFAGVTCANVNNNLRVVSLYLGTGLSDSPGLAGTISDTGLYELTELTQLVLFPGIVTGFIPSEIGHRLKNLRVISLTNNRLTGAIPESISELQNLHTLDLSHNKLTGKIPAMLTSALPELRVLVLSDNELTGEIPEFSDESELMHLDLRNNMLTGTLPEKIPATLRYLSLSSNGLWGPVNWVTSAYLVYLDLSMNKFSGPIKDTLLRSCTSSMYLQRNNFSGELPLQLPLSFSGYGAGSTVDLSHNYLTGNIPNYLNSVETLFLNNNHFIGKVPESYVSNVFDGMMRTLYLQHNYLTAFPMGDGEGTALPDGVALCLSYNCMVPPAVGLTACPVSAGGPVTRPLRQCDLFKSGDTIG, from the coding sequence atgtTACACTGTCACATTTTCCGGCAACCATTTACACTCTTCCTAACCATTCTCCTCACCATTTCCCCCACAACCCAACAACAACTCACCACCACCGATCTCAATGCACTCCACCAACTCATGTACTCACTCACCGACGTCAAAACCGGCGGTTTTTTCTCCTCCTGGGACTTCTCCTCGCCGGAAAATGCCTGTTCTTCATTCGCCGGAGTTACTTGCGCCAATGTTAATAATAACTTACGAGTTGTGTCTCTGTATCTCGGTACCGGACTCTCCGACTCACCAGGACTCGCCGGAACGATTTCCGACACTGGGTTATACGAGCTCACTGAGTTGACTCAGCTTGTTTTGTTTCCCGGAATTGTTACCGGATTTATCCCGTCGGAAATCGGTCACCGCCTTAAAAACCTCCGTGTGATATCACTCACTAACAACAGACTCACCGGAGCTATCCCGGAGTCAATATCGGAGCTTCAAAACCTTCACACTTTAGATCTGAGTCATAACAAACTCACCGGAAAAATTCCGGCAATGCTGACGTCAGCGTTACCGGAACTAAGAGTACTGGTTCTATCCGACAACGAGCTTACCGGAGAAATCCCAGAATTTTCCGACGAGTCGGAGCTCATGCACTTGGATTTGAGAAACAATATGTTGACCGGAACATTGCCGGAGAAGATTCCGGCGACACTTCGTTATTTGTCGTTATCGAGTAACGGTCTGTGGGGCCCAGTGAACTGGGTGACGTCAGCGTATTTAGTGTATCTTGATTTAAGCATGAACAAATTCAGTGGGCCAATAAAGGACACATTACTAAGATCCTGCACCTCATCAATGTACCTCCAACGGAACAATTTCTCCGGCGAGCTACCGTTGCAACTACCGTTATCATTTTCCGGTTACGGTGCCGGATCCACCGTTGATCTCAGCCACAACTACCTCACCGGAAACATACCAAACTATTTAAACAGCGTTGAAACGTTGTTTTTAAATAATAATCATTTTATTGGAAAGGTGCCGGAGAGTTACGTCAGCAATGTGTTTGATGGGATGATGAGGACGTTGTATTTGCAGCATAATTATTTAACGGCGTTTCCGATGGGGGACGGTGAGGGAACGGCGTTGCCGGATGGTGTGGCATTGTGTTTGAGTTATAATTGTATGGTCCCACCGGCCGTGGGGCTAACGGCGTGCCCGGTTAGTGCAGGTGGACCGGTAACGAGACCGTTAAGACAGTGTGATTTGTTTAAGAGTGGGGATACGATAGGGTAG